The Neisseria subflava DNA window TGGTTTGACATGCTGATTGTGACCGCTATCCTGTTCGGTCAATTTGCCTACCGTTCTACCCAACTTTATATCGCCAGCCTGATGCCGCAAGTGGAAACAGCCGCGGTTGCCGAAGAGGCGCGCGATACTGCGGTAACCGGCGTGGCTTATTCTGAAAACATGAGCCTGCAGTTGACGCTGCTTGCTATTGCTCTGATTTACCTCGTTATCCGCCGTTTCGACTTCAAACAATTGCCGATTCGTTTTAACTTAGGCGTGTTGTTTTGGACGCCTGTGATTTTTATCCTGATGGGTCTGACCGCCGATGCGGTAACTTCGTTAAGCGGCGGCTACAATTATTTCACTACTGAAATTTTCCAATACATCAAACCATTATCCATCTTCGACAAATTCGCCGCACTTGCGCCGATGGCCATCCTCTACGGCCTTTTAAACGGCTTTTATGAGGAATTCTGTTTCCTCGGTCTTTTGACCTGCGTGGAAGACAAATACAAATGGCAGGCATTGGCCTATTCGACCTTGGTGCGCATCTCCTTCCATACTTATCAAGGTATGCTTTGGGCGACCGTTATCGGCGTTGTTTTCGGCTTGATGTACTACTTCTTCTACAAATACAAAGTTAAAAACCTGCTGCCGTTTTTCCTGATTCACGCCTTGGCAGATATGTTCGGCTCCGGCTTCATCTATTTGATTTGCGCTTAATAGCAACGGTTGGATGAATAAACAAGGCCGTCTGAAACATCATTTTTCAGACGGCCTTTTATCCTCTATCGGTTTACTTAATCAAAGTAATTGCTACATCGGCATCTTCGGTTGCAACTGCCTCAATCACTGCATCGCCGCCAAAACGCAACACCGATCCTGCGCCGACCGTATGTTTTTCAGTCTGATTCAACGTCACGTCAAAGCTTCCTTTTCCAACGGCAAAAATCAGCGTTTTAAAACCCGGATGATCGTGCGGCTTAATTTGCTCCCCTTTCTTCATGTCTTTCTTAACAACCATGTAATTTTCGCCGCTGAAAATCTTACCGTTTTCGGAAGAAACCTCCCCCAAAGGCGCGGCAGAAACGGCAACGGAAAACAAAGCAGACAGTAATACAGCAGAAATATTGGATACTTTCATGACAAGCCTTTCTTAAACAGAGCTTCCATTCTATAAAAACCCACTTCATTGTTCAATAATAATTCTCATTTTCCAATAAAAAAGCCGTCTGAAACCCAACGATATTGTTCAGACGGCCTGATTGACCTGTATAATATTTTCTTATTAATAAAATCGCTTTACATACCCATCAAATGGAAACCATCAGAAAAGATCCGCTCGGCTCGGCATGGGTGGTTATTGCCGCGCTCAGCTTTACCGTCATGAACCTCTCCGTCAAAGCCGCCTCTACACATTTCGGCTTTTCCAGCGGCGAGCTGGTCTTTTGGCGCATGCTGGTCTCCACCCTGTTCTTAGGCATCATGGCCAAAGCGCAAGGCAACACATTTTCCACGCCGCATTGGAAAACCCATCTCAACCGCAGCGTCATCGGCACGCTTGCCATGATGTGCACGCTTTATTCCGTCATACATCTGCCGCTGGCAACAGGCGTCACACTCAACTACACCTCCTCCATCTGGCTGGCCATTTTTTCATTTTTCATTTTAAAAGAACGAATTACGCTTTATACCCAAGCCATTTTGGTTATGGGCTTTGTCGGCGTTATCCTGCTGCTCAACCCATCTTTTCAAGGCGGACAGGAATTTGCCGCACTGGTCAGTTTGGCAGGCGGCGCCATGTCAGGCTGGGCGTATTTGCAAGTGCGCGAACTCTCGCTTTTGGGCGAACCGGGCTGGCGCGTGGTGTTTTATCTGTCGCTTACCGGCCTGATTATGTCCGCCATTTGGAGCTGCTTTACCGGCTGGCATCCGCTGACCGCGTCTTCCCTGCCCTATCTGGCCGGCATCGGCATCTCCGCCATGATTGCCCAACTGGCCATGACCCGCGCCTATAAGGTCGGCAAGAAATTTACCGTTGCCTCGCTTTCCTACCTGACCGTCGTTTTCTCCGCCCTATCCGGCGTATTGCTTTTCGGCGATAAAATCACTTGGCAGGAAGCCGCCGGCATGGTTATCATTGTTGCAGGCGGCGTGTTCAGCAGCTTTACTCCGGCCTCAATCAAAAAATTTCTGATGAAGCAATAATTTAACAAGGAGAACACCATGATTTCCATCCGCGAACAATCTTACGGCTTAAACGTAGCGCTGTACAACGAGTTCACTTTGGACGATTTCCGCCAATTGGAAGAAGCCTTGTTGGCCGCAAAACAAAAAGTCCATCTGCCCGACATCCTGTTGGACTTGTCCATGCTGAAAGACTTCACCATCGATATGGCGGTCGAACAAATCAAATTCCTCAACCAACATGAAACCGACTTTGGCCGCGTTGCCGTCATTACCGACGATATTTGGATCAAACTCGGCGCGCGCCTGTCCAGCCTCTTGACCAACCAACATCCCAAATATTTCAGCGATGCCACCGAAGCACAGGCTTGGTTGTTGGCAAGCAATTTGAAATAAAAACAAGGCCGTCTGAACGCATTACCTGAGCAAATTCAAAACCGCTTAGGCTCAAAATCAACGGTATCACAATATTTTTCAAAGCATCAAAAAGGCCGTCTGAAACCTTGCAACCTGCAAAGTTTCAGACGGCCTTTCATCGTTTTTATTCAAAAACTTACATCACATCCAACACATCAATGCCCAACAACTCCAAGCCTTGTTTCAGCGTGTCGCCGGTGAGCTTCGCCAGTTGCAGACGGCTGTTGCGGGTTGCGCCTTCTGATTTCAAAATCGGGCAGGCTTCGTAGAAACGGCTGAACAAGGTAGCGATTTGATAGAGGTAGGCAGCTAGGTAGTGCGGATACGCAGTATCTGCCACGCTTTGCAGCACGTCTTCAAATTTCAGCAGCTCGGCGGCCAGTTGCTTTTCCAAAGGTTCGATCAAAACGGTTGGCGCAGTTGCGTCCCATTCACCGGCTTTGCGGAACACGCTTTGTACGCGTGTGTAGGCGTATTGCAGGTAGGGGGCGGTATTGCCTTCAAACGAAAGCATGGCGTCCCAGTCGAACACATAATCGCTGGTGCGGTTTTTGCTCAAATCGGCGTATTTGACTGCGCCGATGCCGACGGTTTTGCCGA harbors:
- a CDS encoding CPBP family glutamic-type intramembrane protease, which translates into the protein MSILAAIRPKEPLRHLRWFDMLIVTAILFGQFAYRSTQLYIASLMPQVETAAVAEEARDTAVTGVAYSENMSLQLTLLAIALIYLVIRRFDFKQLPIRFNLGVLFWTPVIFILMGLTADAVTSLSGGYNYFTTEIFQYIKPLSIFDKFAALAPMAILYGLLNGFYEEFCFLGLLTCVEDKYKWQALAYSTLVRISFHTYQGMLWATVIGVVFGLMYYFFYKYKVKNLLPFFLIHALADMFGSGFIYLICA
- a CDS encoding STAS/SEC14 domain-containing protein, with product MISIREQSYGLNVALYNEFTLDDFRQLEEALLAAKQKVHLPDILLDLSMLKDFTIDMAVEQIKFLNQHETDFGRVAVITDDIWIKLGARLSSLLTNQHPKYFSDATEAQAWLLASNLK
- a CDS encoding DMT family transporter, translated to METIRKDPLGSAWVVIAALSFTVMNLSVKAASTHFGFSSGELVFWRMLVSTLFLGIMAKAQGNTFSTPHWKTHLNRSVIGTLAMMCTLYSVIHLPLATGVTLNYTSSIWLAIFSFFILKERITLYTQAILVMGFVGVILLLNPSFQGGQEFAALVSLAGGAMSGWAYLQVRELSLLGEPGWRVVFYLSLTGLIMSAIWSCFTGWHPLTASSLPYLAGIGISAMIAQLAMTRAYKVGKKFTVASLSYLTVVFSALSGVLLFGDKITWQEAAGMVIIVAGGVFSSFTPASIKKFLMKQ